One part of the Quercus lobata isolate SW786 chromosome 7, ValleyOak3.0 Primary Assembly, whole genome shotgun sequence genome encodes these proteins:
- the LOC115951735 gene encoding uncharacterized protein LOC115951735: MPGVDPEQSNFHQVVDDNAAMFMTNLVKGYGEIHVFVEHPVHEPVELPVEDFDPLAAGVPGSEVEGVGVEVFASDRVLQNDNEEYRPDFSQFGGHDDAEFVNVNHGEPHEVDDEEVCARRAGKAPVVDDQVEESSEGSEGSEGSEDERSDLEEEPEPEVQPMNIGEDSPDSWDNQAENAEVEAGQMGGGVMNSDYESEKLLSLDESSSSSKGGDDSSDDDIPVAEVDNSIRSSKYPIFRPVAKAENLRFEKDMLFILAKQFKDAITDYAVHGGWGIKFVKNDLVRVRARCQPGCNFVAYLAKVPREKSFRLKTLNMEHTCTRSYKNPRCTASYIGKKLVKRVRRQPGIKLKDIQEAVHKKYVVDISAGKASRARERAQDAVDGTHTAQFNQLWEYCDELRRCSPGSTILMKVHTYEDGDLAAEHGLATGLPYFERMYICLEGCKKGFLAGCRPIIGLDACHLKTKTGGQLMCAVGRDPNDEYFSFAYAVVEAETKDSWTWFLNLLLADIGDDKQWVFISDQQKGLVNTFVDNWPQYEHRICCRHLYQNLRKNHPGVIIRDLFWKAAKATYRQAFERAMNELKEVDEDAFKWLQSQSTTIWARHMFKSDGQSDTVLNNMCESFNSTIVKFRSKPIITMLECIRLYLMTRFQANREMITKVESELCLKIRKRLYKEKLACSKWIACWAGRMKFEVKNGLESFIVDLEEKKCNCRKWDIVGIPCCHAISCIFFNREDAEKAHQWPEYVGS; encoded by the exons ATGCCTGGTGTGGACCCAGAGCAGTCAAATTTCCATCAGGTGGTTGATGATAATGCTGCTATGTTCATGACTAACTTGGTGAAGGGATATGGGGAGATTCATGTCTTTGTGGAGCATCCAGTGCATGAACCAGTTGAGTTACCAGTGGAGGATTTTGATCCCTTAGCTGCTGGAGTACCTGGTAGTGAAGTAGAAGGTGTAGGTGTAGAGGTTTTTGCTAGTGACAGAGTGCTTCAAAATGATAATGAAGAGTACAGACCtgatttttcacaatttggaGGCCATGATGATGCTGAATTTGTTAATGTTAACCATGGTGAGCCACATGAGGTAGATGATGAGGAAGTTTGTGCTAGGAGGGCTGGCAAAGCACCAGTTGTTGATGACCAAGTTGAGGAGAGTAGTGAGGGTAGTGAGGGCAGTGAGGGCAGTGAGGATGAGAGGAGTGACTTAGAAGAAGAGCCAGAACCAGAAGTGCAACCAATGAATATTGGTGAAGATAGTCCTGATAGTTGGGACAATCAAGCTGAAAATGCTGAGGTTGAAGCAGGACAAATGGGTGGTGGTGTCATGAATTCTGACTATGAGAGTGAGAAGTTGCTTAGCCTTGATGAATCATCATCAAGCAGTAAGGGTGGTGATGATTCAAGTGATGATGACATCCCTGTTGCTGAGGTTGACAATTCTATTAGGAGCAGCAAATATCCAATCTTTAGGCCAGTAGCCAAAGCTGAGAACCTTAGGTTTGAAAAGGATATGTTGTTCATCTTAGCTAAACAATTTAAAGATGCTATAACTGATTATGCAGTCCATGGTGGGTGGGgtataaaatttgtgaaaaatgacTTGGTGAGAGTGAGAGCCCGATGCCAGCCAGGGTGCAATTTTGTTGCCTACCTTGCAAAGGTGCCAAGGGAGAAGAGTTTTAGATTGAAAACACTGAACATGGAACACACATGCACCAGAAGCTATAAAAATCCAAGGTGCACAGCATCATACATTGGGAAGAAGTTAGTGAAGAGGGTTAGGAGACAGCCTGGCATAAAGCTTAAGGATATTCAGGAGGCTGTGCATAAGAAGTATGTGGTTGACATAAGTGCAGGCAAGGCAAGTAGGGCTAGAGAGAGAGCTCAAGATGCTGTTGATGGGACCCACACTGCACAGTTCAACCAACTATGGGAGTACTGTGATGAGTTGAGAAGGTGCAGTCCTGGGAGCACAATATTGATGAAGGTGCATACTTATGAGGATGGTGATTTGGCAGCTGAGCATGGATTGGCAACTGGGCTGCCATATTTTGAAAGAATGTACATCTGCCTTGAAGGTTGCAAGAAGGGCTTCTTGGCAGGGTGCAGGCCAATCATTGGTCTAGATGCATGCCATCTGAAGACCAAGACAGGTGGTCAGCTGATGTGTGCTGTTGGCAGAGATCCCAATGATGAATACTTCTCATTCGCATATGCAGTAGTAGAGGCTGAAACAAAGGACAGTTGGACCTGGTTTCTTAATTTATTGCTTGCTGACATAGGAGATGACAAGCAATGGGTGTTCATATCTGACCAGCAGAAG GGGTTGGTGAACACCTTTGTTGACAATTGGCCACAGTACGAGCACAGGATCTGCTGCAGACATTTATAccaaaatttgaggaaaaatcaTCCTGGTGTCATTATTAGAGACCTTTTTTGGAAAGCAGCCAAGGCTACCTATCGGCAAGCATTTGAGAGGGCAATGAATGAGCTAAAGGAGGTGGATGAAGATGCATTCAAATGGCTGCAATCTCAGTCAACAACTATCTGGGCTAGGCACATGTTCAAAAGTGATGGGCAGAGTGACACGGTCTTGAACAACATGTGTGAAAGCTTCAACAGCACGATAGTTAAGTTCAGGAGCAAACCTATAATCACCATG CTTGAGTGTATTAGGCTATATCTAATGACTAGATTTCAAGCAAACAGAGAAATGATTACGAAGGTGGAATCTGAGTTGTGTCTTAAGATAAGGAAGAGGCTGTACAAGGAGAAGTTGGCATGCAGCAAGTGGATAGCATGTTGGGCTGGTCGTATGAAGTTTGAAGTGAAGAATGGGCTTGAGAGTTTCATTGTGGACTTGGAAGAGAAGAAATGCAACTGTAGGAAGTGGGACATAGTTGGCATACCATGTTGCCATGCCATTTCTTGCATATTTTTCAACAGAGAAGATGCTGAAAA AGCCCATCAATGGCCAGAATATGTGGGGTCCTAG
- the LOC115951736 gene encoding putative disease resistance protein RGA3: MAWALVSTIKDQLSSFITSEFMAIANVKEEVQKLESKAMLNDAKKRQWNTVMIKAEVEKQEKQEEEKEKAETSTAKKRKEKNFFLVFDDVWIEDYAMWKPFRDALKYCGSQSSRILVTTCKDKVAEMMESAHITNLGILSKEDCWLVFSKIAFYGKNYEDRNQLEDIGMEIAKECKGLPLAAKTLGSLLRFKRSREQWEMVLCSSLWGMEDVERGLFAP, from the exons ATGGCGTGGGCTCTTGTTTCTACTATCAAGGATCAGCTTAGTTCTTTCATTACTTCAGAGTTCATGGCGATTGCAAATGTCAAGGAAGAAGTCCAAAAGCTTGAAAGTAAGGCAATGCTCAACGATGCAAAGAAAAGGCAA TGGAACACTGTCATGATCAAAGCTGAGGTtgagaaacaagaaaaacaggaagaagaaaaagaaaaagctgaaACTAGCACTGCTAAGAAGAGAAAG GAAAAGAATTTTTTCCTTGTCTTTGATGATGTGTGGATTGAAGATTATGCAATGTGGAAGCCATTTAGAGATGCGCTCAAATATTGTGGTTCCCAAAGTAGTAGAATTCTAGTGACCACATGTAAAGATAAAGTTGCAGAGATGATGGAAAGTGCACACATTACCAATTTGGGGATATTGTCtaaagaagattgttggttggtGTTTAGTAAAATAGCATTTTATGGTAAGAATTATGAGGATCGTAACCAACTAGAAGACATTGGCATGGAAATAGCGAAGGAGTGTAAAGGCTTGCCACTTGCTGCAAAGACTCTAGGAAGTCTATTGCGCTTCAAGAGGAGTAGAGAACAATGGGAGATGGTTTTGTGTAGTAGTTTGTGGGGAATGGAAGATGTTGAAAGAGGTCTTTTTGCACCGTAG
- the LOC115953690 gene encoding thioredoxin-like 1-1, chloroplastic, with the protein MMEVLSKTNLFSSCHHSQQDGFSVVFPKSRNYKSSSSVRWFQPLKLKSQALRSSSDFYGKRIVLQENKALPKRGNFRFQSSIKAQTGYRIGKIQKWWEKGLQPNMKEVTSAQELVDSLLNAGDKLLVVDFFSPGCGGCKALHPKICQFAEMNPDVQFIQVNYEEHKSMCYSLNVHVLPFFRFYRGAHGRLCSFSCTNATIKKFKDALAKHTPDRCSLGPTKGLEEKELLALSANKDLSFNYTPKPVQPPPVPQHEEIIPETAPSHSNSDPLLLSLPSTILKSAQDVEDKTLVTAGR; encoded by the exons ATGATGGAGGTACTGAGCAAAACGAATCTGTTTTCATCGTGTCATCATAGTCAACAAGATGGGTTTTCTGTTGTTTTCCCAAAGAGCCGTAATTACAAATCATCTTCTTCTGTGAGGTGGTTCCAGCCTCTGAAGCTGAAATCACAGGCCCTGAGATCAAGCAGTGATTTTTATGGCAAAAGAATTGTTCTTCAGGAAAACAAAGCCTTGCCCAAGAGAGGAAATTTCCGATTTCAATCTTCAATTAAGGCTCAG ACAGGCTATCGGATTGGGAAAATTCAGAAATGGTGGGAAAAGGGTCTTCAACCAAACATGAAAGAGGTGACCTCTGCACAAGAACTTGTGGACTCCCTATTGAACGCAGGGGATAAACTTCTTGTTGTGGATTTCTTCTCCCCAGGCTGTGGTGGTTGCAAAGCTCTCCATCCCAAG ATATGTCAATTCGCAGAGATGAATCCAGATGTGCAGTTCATTCAGGTGAACTATGAGGAGCACAAGTCCATGTGCTATAGCCTTAATGTCCATGTTCTGCCCTTCTTCCGATTCTACAGAGGCGCTCATGGTCGTCTATGCAGCTTTAGCTGTACTAATGCCACG ataaagaaatttaaagatGCATTGGCCAAGCACACGCCAGATCGTTGCAGTCTTGGGCCAACAAAAGGGCTTGAGGAGAAAGAGCTCCTTGCATTGTCTGCTAACAAAGATCTGTCTTTCAACTACACACCAAAACCAGTTCAACCACCGCCTGTCCCTCAACACGAAGAGATCATCCCAGAAACAGCACCATCTCATTCAAACTCAGACCCTCTGCTGCTTTCTCTTCCTTCAACTATCTTAAAGTCTGCTCAAGACGTTGAGGATAAGACCTTGGTAACTGCTGGGAGATGA
- the LOC115951737 gene encoding uncharacterized protein LOC115951737 codes for MQIKDEGSLTFLDKLKGDPSKRSRDKYCCFHRDHGHDTFDYYDLKQQIEALIKQGKLQRFVGKERTDQPQETPARRENEHSKPPLGDIRMIIGETTASGSSKKVRKTYLWMVQSVQLTGFIPKMAWIDNPVIGFIEEDARRLHHSHDDALVVSNRVGNYNT; via the coding sequence atgcaaatcaaggatgaagGATCCTTGACATTCCTTGACAAGCTGAAGGGAGACCCTAGTAAGAGGTCCAGAGACAAATACTGTTGTTTTCACCGCGACCATGGTCATGACACATTTGATTACTATGATTTAAAGCAGCAGATAGAAGCTCTCATTAAGCAAGGGAAGTTGCAAAGGTTTGTCGGTAAGGAAAGGACAGACCAGCCCCAAGAAACACCTGCACGGAGAGAAAACGAGCATTCCAAACCCCCGCTaggagacataaggatgattATAGGAGAAACCACGGCATCTGGCTCGTCCAAGAAGGTGCGCAAAACCTACCTATGGATGGTCCAGAGTGTCCAGTTGACGGGATTTATCCCAAAGATGGCATGGATCGACAACCCTGTCATTGGGTTTATAGAGGAAGATGCCAGGCGCCTCCACCACTCTCATGACGATGCACTTGTGGTTAGCAATCGGGTCGGGAACTACAACACCTAA